A single genomic interval of Hippea jasoniae harbors:
- a CDS encoding urocanate hydratase, producing MDKRIEIMIDEIPDYPEFVEGIRRAPARYFNLNKYQTKLALKNALRYIPKEYHEKLAVEFLDELITRGRIYGYRFRPYGRIWGKPIDQYEGNTLEGKAFQVMIDNNLDFEIALYPYELVTYGETGQVFQNWMQYRLVKKYLEIMNDEQTLVIMSGHPLGLFPSHKDSPRVIITNSMMVGMFDNPSDWHIAAQLGVANYGQMTAGGWMYIGPQGIVHGTYITILNAARLFLNVPWNEDLRGHLFVSSGLGGMSGAQAKAIEIAGGVGIIAEVDYSRIETRYKQGWVSKITDSLDEAFDIARQHINNGKPISIAYHGNVVDLLEYMVDKDIKPELLSDQTSCHVPYEGGYIPQGLTLDEARKMIKEDHAKFVEYVNRSLRKHFELIKILHQRGGYFWDYGNSFLKAVFDAGVKEVAKNGVDTSEGFIFPSYVEDIMGPLYFDYGYGPFRWVCLSGRHKDLIKTDKAAAEIIDPNRRMQDRDNHHWIVNAEKNNLVVGTQARILYADAAERVKIALKFNEMVRNGEIGPVMLGRDHHDTGGTDSPFRETANIKDGSNIMADMAVHCFAGNAARGMSMVVLSNGGGVGIGKAINGGFGLVLDGSKRKDEIIKKALEWDVMVGVGRRNWARNKNAMDVVKEYNSVSDGYITMPQIADDDLIDGIVNSKLKESE from the coding sequence ATGGACAAAAGAATAGAAATTATGATTGATGAGATACCTGATTATCCAGAATTTGTGGAGGGTATAAGAAGGGCGCCTGCAAGGTATTTTAACCTTAACAAATATCAAACAAAATTGGCTCTAAAGAATGCACTAAGATATATACCAAAAGAGTATCATGAAAAACTTGCTGTTGAATTTTTAGATGAGTTAATAACCCGTGGCAGAATTTACGGTTATCGTTTTAGACCATACGGCAGAATCTGGGGTAAACCAATCGATCAATACGAAGGCAATACTCTTGAAGGCAAAGCCTTTCAGGTAATGATAGATAACAATTTAGATTTTGAGATAGCGTTGTATCCTTATGAGCTTGTTACCTATGGCGAGACAGGTCAGGTGTTTCAAAACTGGATGCAGTATAGGCTGGTTAAGAAGTATTTAGAGATTATGAACGATGAGCAAACACTTGTGATTATGTCGGGTCATCCGCTGGGATTGTTTCCATCACATAAAGACTCACCGCGGGTGATTATCACAAACTCGATGATGGTTGGTATGTTTGATAATCCTTCAGATTGGCATATTGCCGCCCAGCTTGGTGTGGCAAATTACGGCCAGATGACAGCAGGCGGCTGGATGTATATAGGACCGCAGGGCATTGTTCATGGCACTTACATCACTATTTTAAATGCAGCCCGCTTATTCTTAAATGTTCCCTGGAATGAAGATTTGAGAGGTCATTTATTTGTAAGTAGCGGGCTTGGTGGTATGAGTGGAGCACAGGCAAAAGCGATCGAAATAGCAGGTGGTGTGGGAATTATTGCTGAGGTTGACTACTCACGAATTGAAACCCGCTATAAGCAGGGATGGGTCAGCAAGATCACAGATTCACTGGATGAGGCATTTGATATAGCCAGGCAACATATAAACAACGGCAAACCGATTTCTATAGCATATCACGGCAATGTTGTGGATCTGCTTGAATATATGGTTGATAAAGATATAAAACCTGAGCTTTTAAGCGATCAAACATCATGCCATGTGCCTTATGAGGGTGGATATATACCTCAAGGGTTAACGCTTGATGAGGCGCGAAAGATGATAAAAGAAGACCATGCTAAGTTTGTTGAGTATGTAAATAGATCTTTAAGAAAACATTTTGAGCTGATAAAGATATTGCACCAAAGGGGTGGTTATTTCTGGGATTACGGCAATAGCTTCTTAAAGGCTGTCTTTGATGCAGGTGTCAAAGAGGTTGCAAAAAACGGCGTTGATACATCTGAAGGATTTATTTTCCCATCCTATGTTGAGGATATTATGGGACCGTTATATTTTGATTACGGGTATGGTCCTTTTAGATGGGTGTGTTTATCAGGCAGGCATAAAGACCTTATAAAGACAGACAAAGCAGCAGCCGAAATTATAGATCCCAACCGCAGAATGCAGGATAGGGATAACCATCACTGGATTGTTAATGCAGAGAAGAACAATTTAGTTGTGGGTACGCAGGCAAGGATTCTCTATGCTGATGCTGCAGAAAGGGTGAAGATAGCGCTTAAGTTTAACGAGATGGTAAGAAACGGTGAGATAGGTCCTGTGATGCTTGGCAGGGATCATCACGATACAGGTGGCACAGACTCACCGTTTAGAGAGACGGCAAATATCAAGGATGGTAGCAACATTATGGCTGATATGGCGGTGCATTGTTTTGCAGGCAATGCTGCACGAGGGATGAGTATGGTTGTGCTATCAAACGGTGGCGGTGTGGGTATAGGAAAAGCCATAAACGGTGGATTTGGCCTTGTGCTGGATGGTTCAAAAAGAAAGGATGAAATTATCAAAAAAGCGCTTGAATGGGATGTTATGGTAGGCGTTGGAAGAAGAAATTGGGCAAGAAATAAAAACGCAATGGATGTTGTAAAAGAATACAACTCAGTTTCAGATGGTTATATTACAATGCCGCAGATAGCAGATGATGATTTAATTGATGGGATTGTAAACAGTAAACTCAAGGAGTCAGAGTAA
- the hutI gene encoding imidazolonepropionase, with translation MIDLLVVGANLYTLRDYGHPRKKEELKDLGFIENGGIAVENGIIVDVDRSDVLKEKYKAKEVIDVEGRAVLPGFVDPHTHAVFAGTRENEFLMRLEGKSYLEILEAGGGILSTLKKVRESSIDDLIKGLQKRVELFFEWGTTTFEAKSGYGLNFEAEIKQLEAIKRVNETTTAEIVSTFIGAHAIPEEFKGNTDGYVDEVINKMLPYVAQNNLAEFVDVFCEKGVFDVEQSYRILRAAIELGLKAKIHADEIEAIGCSELAFRLPMVSCDHLLKITDKGIEAMKQAGAIATLLPGTAFSLKEPFADARRIIEASIPVAIATDCNPGSSYTESMPAIITLAVLGMDMMPQEAIAAATINAAYAIGRADRVGSIDVSKQADFIVLNESSYLFIPYHYGVNPVFKTFKKGRLTKHASAAAD, from the coding sequence ATGATAGATTTGCTTGTTGTAGGCGCAAATCTTTATACCTTGAGGGATTATGGACATCCAAGAAAAAAAGAGGAGCTCAAAGATTTAGGCTTTATTGAAAACGGTGGAATTGCTGTAGAAAACGGTATTATCGTTGATGTGGACAGAAGCGATGTTTTGAAAGAAAAATACAAAGCAAAAGAGGTGATTGATGTAGAGGGCAGGGCGGTATTGCCAGGCTTTGTTGACCCTCACACACATGCTGTTTTTGCTGGAACAAGAGAAAACGAATTTTTGATGCGTCTTGAGGGTAAAAGTTACCTTGAGATTTTAGAGGCTGGCGGTGGTATCCTATCAACGCTTAAAAAAGTCAGAGAGTCAAGTATAGATGATCTGATTAAAGGATTGCAAAAAAGGGTTGAGCTGTTTTTTGAGTGGGGCACTACCACATTTGAGGCAAAAAGCGGATATGGGTTGAATTTTGAGGCCGAAATCAAGCAGCTTGAGGCTATAAAGAGAGTAAACGAAACAACGACAGCAGAGATTGTGTCAACATTTATTGGAGCTCATGCGATTCCTGAGGAGTTTAAGGGCAATACCGATGGTTATGTGGATGAAGTTATAAACAAGATGCTACCTTATGTTGCACAGAATAATCTGGCGGAGTTTGTGGATGTTTTCTGCGAGAAGGGTGTTTTTGATGTTGAGCAGAGTTATAGGATTCTAAGAGCTGCCATTGAGTTAGGTTTGAAAGCTAAGATCCATGCAGATGAGATAGAGGCGATCGGTTGTAGTGAGCTTGCCTTTAGACTACCGATGGTAAGCTGCGATCATCTTTTGAAGATTACAGATAAAGGCATCGAGGCGATGAAGCAGGCAGGCGCCATTGCAACGCTTTTGCCAGGTACTGCCTTTAGCCTGAAAGAACCATTTGCTGATGCCCGCAGGATTATCGAGGCTTCGATTCCTGTTGCTATTGCAACAGATTGCAACCCCGGCAGCTCTTATACTGAATCGATGCCTGCAATTATAACACTTGCCGTTTTAGGTATGGATATGATGCCTCAGGAGGCTATAGCCGCTGCTACAATAAATGCTGCTTATGCTATAGGCAGGGCAGATAGAGTTGGTAGCATAGATGTATCAAAACAGGCCGATTTTATAGTGCTTAACGAATCAAGTTATCTGTTTATTCCCTATCATTACGGGGTTAATCCTGTTTTTAAAACATTCAAGAAAGGAAGGCTAACTAAGCATGCTTCTGCAGCAGCTGATTAA
- a CDS encoding branched-chain amino acid ABC transporter permease, producing the protein MLLQQLINGLTIGGVYALIAMGLALVYGILRIIHVAHAGVYVVGAYSGLYGFYLTHSLIVAAVFSVVSAVVVGVLIEVFIYLPLIGFSPLISLIASIGVFISIEEGIRLIFGPYIKSFPADTLSGVLSFGSITISKVQLFVLLLSIASIAVIWFVTNKTKFGLILKAVSEDMELAESFSINSKKVLMYAFAFGSAFAGLAGLLVGLYFNSVYPSMGDVPAYKSLAIIVVGGMSNIWGAFVAALLIGIVEAFSVGVFNLPLPRDSIAFIFMVIVLMVKPQGIMDIFSKRVGR; encoded by the coding sequence ATGCTTCTGCAGCAGCTGATTAACGGTTTGACCATAGGGGGTGTTTATGCCCTCATTGCTATGGGTCTTGCGCTTGTGTATGGCATTTTGAGGATTATCCATGTGGCGCATGCGGGTGTTTATGTGGTTGGTGCATATAGCGGTCTTTATGGGTTTTATCTAACGCATAGTCTGATTGTTGCAGCTGTTTTTTCTGTTGTTTCTGCTGTTGTTGTGGGTGTTTTGATCGAGGTTTTTATCTATCTACCGCTAATAGGCTTTTCTCCTTTGATTTCTCTAATTGCAAGCATAGGCGTATTTATCTCAATTGAAGAGGGCATAAGGCTTATCTTTGGGCCGTATATCAAATCGTTTCCAGCTGACACCTTAAGCGGTGTTTTAAGCTTTGGTAGTATTACAATAAGCAAGGTGCAACTGTTTGTTTTGCTGCTTAGTATTGCATCGATTGCTGTTATCTGGTTTGTTACAAACAAAACAAAGTTTGGATTGATTTTAAAGGCTGTTTCTGAGGATATGGAGTTAGCTGAGAGCTTTTCGATTAATTCAAAAAAGGTTTTGATGTATGCATTTGCCTTTGGCTCGGCATTTGCAGGTCTTGCAGGTTTACTTGTGGGGTTGTATTTTAACAGTGTTTATCCCTCCATGGGCGATGTACCTGCATATAAATCGCTTGCCATAATCGTTGTTGGTGGCATGAGCAATATCTGGGGTGCATTTGTGGCGGCACTGCTTATCGGTATTGTTGAGGCATTCAGTGTGGGTGTGTTTAATTTACCACTACCAAGGGATTCTATCGCTTTTATCTTTATGGTCATAGTATTGATGGTAAAGCCTCAGGGTATCATGGATATATTTTCAAAGAGGGTGGGCAGGTGA
- a CDS encoding branched-chain amino acid ABC transporter permease, with amino-acid sequence MSGYIVTLLITIGIYMILALSLNIIVGYAGQVSLGHAAFWAIGAYSFAILTTKYGIGFIEAAFLAVLITTVVGIFLGLPSLRVSEDFLAITTIGINFIAYGVFNTFNYFGGAMGIGNIPFIQIGANPVSNFTFMIITYLFVVVVIAVSYAIKRSWCGLAIFSIKDDEKAASSCGVSPFIFKLIAFAIGSAFAGIAGVLYSSFMGFISAGDFSFAVSITILAMVVIGGEGTIIGPIFGAVLLVLLPEIFRPIHSYRMLLYGLMLVVMMRFQPKGFFAKEGVVWKLLRKS; translated from the coding sequence GTGAGTGGCTATATCGTTACTCTTTTGATAACAATAGGGATTTATATGATTCTTGCGTTGAGTTTGAATATTATTGTGGGCTATGCAGGGCAGGTGTCTTTGGGGCATGCAGCATTCTGGGCGATAGGTGCATACAGCTTTGCCATTCTCACCACAAAATACGGTATTGGCTTTATTGAGGCTGCATTTTTAGCCGTATTGATTACAACTGTTGTGGGTATATTTCTTGGTCTGCCCAGCTTGAGGGTGTCTGAGGATTTTCTTGCCATCACAACAATAGGCATAAATTTTATTGCCTACGGCGTTTTTAATACCTTTAATTATTTTGGCGGTGCAATGGGTATTGGAAATATACCTTTTATTCAGATAGGCGCAAATCCCGTCTCAAACTTTACATTTATGATTATCACTTACCTGTTTGTGGTTGTTGTAATAGCTGTAAGTTATGCAATTAAGCGCTCATGGTGTGGGCTTGCTATTTTTTCCATAAAAGACGATGAAAAGGCAGCTTCAAGTTGTGGTGTTTCGCCGTTTATTTTTAAATTGATAGCCTTTGCTATAGGCTCAGCGTTTGCAGGTATTGCAGGTGTATTATACAGCAGCTTTATGGGTTTTATCAGTGCGGGTGATTTTTCATTTGCCGTTTCTATTACCATTCTTGCAATGGTTGTAATTGGTGGAGAAGGCACTATTATTGGTCCTATCTTTGGTGCGGTGCTGCTTGTTTTGCTACCAGAGATTTTTAGACCAATCCATAGCTATAGAATGCTTCTGTATGGTTTGATGCTTGTTGTCATGATGCGGTTTCAGCCAAAAGGGTTTTTTGCTAAAGAGGGAGTTGTATGGAAGCTTTTGAGAAAATCCTAA
- a CDS encoding ABC transporter ATP-binding protein, with translation MEAFEKILTVDNIVVDFGGLRAIDGVSFSVDKEKIFGIIGPNGAGKTTLFNVISGHLKPTSGRVFFRGVDVGSFSAYRLARMGIGRTFQLVRPFGSMSVEENVFVAYGVRFYYSAKVFERFKKKKYIENVERILELTGLIEFKDKIASKLPLGYQRRLEIARALAVNPSLLLLDESFSGLSFSEIDSLKLLLREINKEGITVLLIEHNMPVVMDLCSEVVVVNYGKKIAQGSPEEVASNPVVIEAYLGRKSHA, from the coding sequence ATGGAAGCTTTTGAGAAAATCCTAACAGTTGATAATATTGTTGTTGATTTTGGCGGTTTAAGAGCAATAGACGGTGTCAGCTTTTCGGTTGATAAAGAAAAGATATTTGGCATTATTGGGCCAAACGGTGCAGGTAAAACCACGCTGTTTAATGTTATAAGTGGCCATTTAAAGCCCACTTCAGGCAGGGTGTTTTTTAGAGGTGTTGATGTAGGTTCTTTTTCTGCATACAGGCTTGCAAGAATGGGCATAGGGCGCACATTTCAACTTGTAAGGCCTTTTGGTTCGATGAGCGTTGAGGAGAATGTTTTTGTGGCATACGGCGTGAGGTTTTATTACTCTGCAAAAGTGTTTGAGAGGTTTAAGAAGAAAAAGTATATCGAAAATGTAGAAAGGATTTTAGAGCTTACAGGTCTGATTGAATTTAAAGATAAAATTGCATCAAAACTACCGCTTGGTTATCAAAGAAGGCTTGAGATAGCGAGGGCTTTAGCCGTTAATCCTTCACTATTGCTGTTGGATGAGTCTTTTTCTGGCTTGAGTTTTTCTGAGATTGATAGTTTGAAATTATTACTCAGAGAAATTAATAAAGAAGGTATCACTGTTTTGTTGATTGAGCATAATATGCCTGTTGTTATGGATTTGTGTAGCGAGGTTGTTGTTGTCAATTACGGCAAAAAGATTGCTCAGGGCTCCCCAGAAGAGGTTGCATCAAACCCCGTTGTGATAGAAGCATATCTTGGAAGGAAAAGCCATGCTTAA
- a CDS encoding ABC transporter ATP-binding protein: MLKIENLHVSYGSIKALRGVGVEVKKNSCTAIIGANGAGKTTLIKAIMGIVANQEGAIFFKNNDITKLPTFKRASLGIAVVPEGARVFGRLTVEENLKIGGYRLNSPLKFDYVYKLFPRLKERRFQLAGTLSGGERQMLSIARALMSKPDILLIDEVSLGLMPKLVDEVFDVIKELKNSGITIFLAEQNAHKAAEVADYLYVMELGRIIRKGKSDVLLNNEELRRAYLGLA; this comes from the coding sequence ATGCTTAAGATAGAAAATTTGCATGTAAGCTACGGCTCTATCAAAGCCTTAAGAGGTGTTGGTGTTGAGGTTAAAAAGAACAGCTGCACTGCGATAATCGGTGCAAACGGTGCTGGTAAAACAACGCTTATTAAGGCCATTATGGGCATTGTAGCAAATCAAGAAGGAGCTATTTTCTTTAAAAATAACGATATAACAAAACTGCCCACATTCAAAAGAGCTTCTTTAGGAATTGCCGTTGTGCCAGAAGGCGCACGTGTATTTGGCAGATTAACGGTTGAGGAAAATTTAAAAATAGGGGGATATAGACTAAATAGTCCGCTAAAATTTGATTATGTGTATAAGCTTTTTCCTCGCCTTAAGGAAAGACGTTTTCAGCTTGCTGGCACCCTAAGTGGTGGTGAAAGACAGATGCTTTCAATCGCACGAGCTTTGATGTCTAAGCCGGATATCTTGCTTATAGATGAGGTTTCTCTGGGTCTTATGCCCAAGCTGGTTGATGAGGTTTTTGATGTTATAAAAGAGCTAAAAAATAGCGGAATAACGATATTTTTAGCTGAGCAGAATGCACATAAGGCAGCCGAGGTTGCAGACTATCTTTATGTGATGGAGCTTGGAAGAATTATTAGAAAAGGAAAAAGTGATGTTTTGCTAAATAACGAAGAACTAAGAAGGGCTTATCTTGGTTTAGCTTAA
- a CDS encoding ABC transporter substrate-binding protein has translation MKKFLLFLFFILSIAINAEAEKLTTVILQLNWKYQFEFAGYIAAKEKGIYKKYGLNVIIKQYKSGNPIDDVLNGKADFGVSGSTLFTAMVNRKPVVMLANYFKRSPLVLATKPSIVSPVDLNNKVLLTGGSDIRLTSVGLMIKKFHIHFKKILKIKGVYTLDSFIEGKADAVPIYITNQTYKLNKRHIRYNILDPADYGIYSYSANLFTSYKFFKKHPDIAKKMALATSEGWIYALNHKYEIASLIYKKYSKQKSIDALMFEANKIEGVMMRTMSTVGSINKKVVSYITSNFAKILNKQPPNIENYIANFSNLLILNAKEKKFIKKHKTITMCINPDWTPIEYKENGKPDGISSLVIKKISKLTGLKFKLIKTNSWPESIEYLRKGKCMMLPAASKTQARSKFAVFTHPYLNFPIFIITRRTNTIASSLEDLEGKIVARKKGSALIQLIKKSYPDIKLLQTDNYYDMFKSVENGKAYATLATLPVAKYYIEKYNLKHLSIISRTNIVYHLSIAVNKNYPILRDILDKALYLITPYDINKFFLEQMKEIDEDLYQQKIIKIIVGSVLALTVMLIVVSIIIKKNRELRRIKKQLEESINNFQTIMNNSIQFIILIKDNKIIDINDLACEKTGFKKEELLGRSIFEYVDNKTAKLLEENLKNYQNKPIEIRIRTKENNWIDLLAKIQPVKISSESVLLGVGVDITELKKLQDKLQQLNKSLQVRIEEEIQKSLKKDRMIMQQSKLAATGEMLGMIAHQWKQPLNSISTTINDLLLKLELGMADENYIKSKLSNIVNYINLLNTTINDFMNFYSPDKDKVEVKIEDIIDETLRIVNDTLASANIEVIKYVKCNETLRIYANELKHVLLNLINNAKDALIERKIAQPRIIIKTQCSDNSMHLEIEDNAGGIDEKLLDKVFEAYFTTKHKKHGTGLGLYMTKIIIEEHLNGEIELSNTQYGLRVTIKLPLS, from the coding sequence ATGAAAAAATTTTTACTGTTTTTATTTTTCATATTATCAATAGCAATAAATGCAGAAGCAGAAAAACTCACTACGGTAATTTTGCAGCTAAACTGGAAATATCAATTTGAATTTGCTGGCTACATTGCAGCCAAAGAGAAAGGCATATACAAAAAATATGGGCTCAATGTTATAATCAAACAATACAAAAGTGGCAATCCTATAGACGATGTTTTGAATGGTAAGGCAGATTTTGGTGTAAGTGGCTCAACACTGTTTACTGCAATGGTAAACAGAAAACCCGTCGTAATGCTTGCAAACTATTTCAAGCGCTCTCCGCTTGTTCTTGCAACAAAACCATCTATAGTATCACCTGTGGATTTAAACAATAAAGTGTTACTCACAGGTGGCAGCGATATAAGGCTAACAAGCGTGGGTTTAATGATAAAAAAATTTCATATACACTTTAAAAAGATTCTAAAAATTAAAGGTGTATATACACTCGATTCCTTCATAGAAGGTAAGGCGGATGCTGTTCCAATTTATATAACCAACCAGACATACAAACTAAACAAACGGCATATCCGTTATAACATCTTAGACCCTGCAGATTATGGTATCTATTCATACTCTGCCAATCTATTTACATCATACAAATTCTTTAAAAAACATCCAGATATAGCAAAAAAGATGGCATTAGCTACATCAGAAGGCTGGATATACGCCCTAAATCACAAATATGAAATAGCTTCACTGATCTACAAGAAATACTCAAAACAAAAAAGCATAGATGCATTGATGTTTGAGGCAAATAAGATTGAAGGCGTGATGATGCGCACCATGTCTACAGTTGGCTCTATTAACAAAAAGGTTGTTAGCTATATTACATCGAATTTTGCAAAAATATTAAACAAACAACCCCCCAACATAGAAAACTACATCGCAAATTTCTCAAACCTTTTGATTCTCAACGCTAAAGAGAAAAAGTTTATCAAAAAACACAAAACCATAACAATGTGTATAAATCCTGACTGGACACCTATAGAATATAAAGAAAACGGCAAGCCTGATGGCATCTCATCACTTGTGATTAAAAAAATATCCAAGCTTACCGGTTTAAAGTTTAAACTGATAAAAACAAACAGCTGGCCTGAATCTATTGAATATCTAAGAAAAGGCAAGTGTATGATGCTTCCTGCTGCATCAAAAACTCAAGCAAGAAGCAAGTTTGCAGTTTTCACGCATCCATATTTAAATTTCCCTATTTTTATAATCACACGACGCACAAACACCATCGCATCATCACTTGAAGATTTGGAAGGCAAGATAGTTGCAAGAAAAAAAGGTTCTGCATTAATCCAGTTAATTAAAAAGAGCTACCCTGATATAAAGTTATTACAAACAGATAATTATTACGACATGTTTAAATCTGTTGAGAATGGAAAAGCTTATGCAACATTAGCCACACTGCCGGTTGCAAAATACTATATCGAAAAATACAACCTCAAACACCTATCGATTATTAGCAGAACAAATATAGTCTATCATTTATCCATCGCAGTTAACAAAAACTATCCTATTTTAAGGGATATTCTTGATAAAGCGCTATATTTGATAACCCCATACGATATCAATAAATTCTTCTTAGAGCAGATGAAAGAGATTGACGAGGATCTCTATCAGCAAAAAATCATAAAAATTATAGTAGGTTCTGTTTTAGCTCTAACCGTAATGCTGATTGTAGTTTCAATTATCATAAAGAAAAATAGAGAGTTGAGAAGAATCAAAAAACAGCTTGAAGAATCCATAAACAATTTTCAGACCATTATGAATAATTCTATTCAATTTATAATACTCATAAAGGATAATAAAATTATCGACATAAACGACCTTGCATGCGAAAAAACCGGGTTTAAAAAAGAAGAACTATTAGGCAGGTCTATTTTTGAATATGTTGATAACAAAACAGCAAAACTTTTGGAGGAAAATCTAAAAAATTATCAAAATAAACCTATAGAGATAAGAATAAGAACAAAAGAAAACAACTGGATAGACCTACTTGCAAAGATTCAACCTGTTAAGATATCCTCAGAAAGCGTGCTTTTAGGTGTAGGGGTTGATATCACAGAATTAAAAAAACTCCAGGATAAACTTCAACAGCTCAATAAATCACTTCAGGTGCGGATAGAGGAAGAAATACAAAAAAGTCTAAAGAAAGACAGAATGATTATGCAACAATCAAAACTGGCAGCAACAGGAGAGATGTTGGGTATGATAGCCCATCAATGGAAACAGCCCCTTAACTCCATTTCAACAACAATAAACGACCTGTTGCTAAAACTTGAGCTGGGTATGGCGGATGAAAACTACATAAAATCAAAATTATCCAATATTGTTAACTATATAAACCTGCTAAACACAACGATAAATGACTTTATGAACTTTTATTCACCCGATAAAGACAAAGTAGAGGTAAAGATTGAAGATATAATCGATGAAACCCTAAGAATCGTCAACGATACACTGGCATCTGCAAATATTGAGGTTATAAAATATGTCAAATGCAACGAAACATTGAGAATTTATGCAAACGAATTAAAACATGTGTTGTTGAATTTAATAAACAACGCAAAAGATGCGCTCATAGAAAGAAAGATTGCTCAACCTCGTATCATAATCAAAACACAATGTAGTGATAATTCAATGCATTTAGAAATTGAAGATAATGCTGGCGGCATAGATGAAAAGCTTTTAGATAAGGTCTTTGAAGCATACTTTACAACAAAACACAAAAAACACGGCACAGGACTTGGACTTTACATGACAAAAATAATAATAGAGGAACACCTAAACGGCGAGATAGAACTTTCAAACACGCAATACGGATTAAGGGTTACTATCAAGCTTCCTTTAAGCTAA